In a single window of the Elaeis guineensis isolate ETL-2024a chromosome 6, EG11, whole genome shotgun sequence genome:
- the LOC105046602 gene encoding mavicyanin-like codes for MDMAVAITVLVAFASVALSSGEVYKVGDKAGWTTLGNVNYTAWAANKNFIVGDIIQFVYNKDFHNVAEVSLEDYKSCNAGSPKATYKSGNDSITLRTDGHYFFLCAVPGHCAVGQKVDIQVAKLAPSAAPSSPPEAVPPSNPATPPTEGTPPTEGPPQPQPSGASATAESRVVGFLMVVLAFAATFGGLMLPR; via the exons ATGGACATGGCCGTGGCCATCACCGTTCTCGTGGCCTTTGCTTCCGTGGCGTTGTCCTCAGGGGAAGTCTATAAGGTCGGAGATAAAGCTGGGTGGACCACCTTGGGCAATGTCAACTACACCGCCTGGGCTGCGAACAAGAACTTCATAGTTGGAGATATCATcc AGTTTGTGTACAACAAGGACTTCCATAACGTGGCAGAGGTGAGCCTGGAAGACTACAAGTCGTGCAACGCCGGGTCCCCAAAGGCCACGTACAAGTCGGGCAACGACTCCATCACCCTCAGGACCGACGGCCACTACTTCTTCCTCTGCGCCGTCCCCGGTCACTGCGCCGTCGGCCAGAAAGTCGACATCCAGGTCGCCAAGCTCGCCCCCTCTGCTGCCCCTTCCAGCCCCCCGGAAGCCGTCCCCCCTTCCAACCCGGCCACCCCGCCCACCGAAGGCACCCCGCCAACCGAAGGCCCCCCTCAACCCCAGCCGAGCGGCGCCTCTGCCACCGCGGAATCCAGGGTTGTGGGCTTCCTAATGGTTGTGCTTGCCTTTGCGGCCACCTTTGGGGGTCTCATGTTGCCCCGTTAG